The following are encoded in a window of Myxocyprinus asiaticus isolate MX2 ecotype Aquarium Trade chromosome 17, UBuf_Myxa_2, whole genome shotgun sequence genomic DNA:
- the si:ch211-168d23.3 gene encoding BRD4-interacting chromatin-remodeling complex-associated protein isoform X1: protein MEDEDGTCLLDVLCDPIALNDFLYGTTELPSGDLLINSSSGEPSLLTDTPSPASLADDDNSQDMPFSGCVDLSFLEEALLASPEGCGGPEEAQEAPTVQSVEPQQKAIFDILQQSLQEADITEHTLALEAGLAQTAETFQFGLSDASLPLPAAPYLSRPLTIPGLVSLPKDTQIAVEPPQPSLLAVGPGCPSLKPTGTQLMNLLPGNVFPTPTTETSFSFNLAQGSRMNIQKTLQNFAGSQMLASTVRTIAPPGAMLQKTPLPIQPKLQVNIQPRLVQISPKPAGQKQLSELTFIPANTSQNVLSPSVHSKQSFPPQGGKPVSLHVVSHGGSIVIQPQGPFQGQRQFFLPSQTPETMTQSTSTPGCPLITPSNQMFNKPSEGHLVDSSHIVTVCPRQINFSPIFTSPTGQLTLKQGALLSRSLPIQSTHHTVFQVPAQLAGTYPSQVQRQHGSVVQSQTVGKQIKLINNASMFIPDMMTIPIINGKPVKQGLPLVPPTQRSVAGVPELKLTLTQSSMLLLHERTTADGGKASEPQESRMLPPTSVEAQSLEIHSQPSPATTLQSSPNLTCAPQPVLSLSPKLITKMEEQQLLEGEQNLLPHNQGLTHHSQQHAHKPSVTHESLEGTLLMQMDNHISPVFVDFSPTRLAASETFSDLFSECEDIPMPVYPGSEHSEILLSPPLGQCSLRTTGTASITGSTTPVSDKQHLDQSVSIALVADPQGEEGPDKCQSPSSSSEELFVSQEQLEQTRVLTELSGTLESTAKEYQQSSESDKELTVHCVTTNSGIISLDQHKLQEIMSRLPSQGIDTYSALQKVVQTPFEGEKEEELTLAKRQHRVKQQLFLDHSAVLNPNTSVPYVSVEDAVRHLLPYHTCARALPSQADIISVDKQFECISVLLFKQITDMLNKYRQLLLAESQQESPSAEMVMLERLFLQSERLLLGEDRRKARRDPAESFLMSWHMNSSQHSTVSSVQAGHSSCPSSPPSWALQSDRPPGLRTYRSSSKGALRLTIKHESGSRKVIHNSACDVSHGVSGYKRNYCGQLTNGDMKGKEESIKLPLSNAQDIENGLRSDQLPKVRLNPDMETSWTGNELQNLSDSVARPDYVTPSVDSLLPEQCTPVLKRNKLSDLEVEPSSLPALVKDGELSGHLQSAIDSILELQRLQGSPAEVKPKIQKPHALDQAFSSMLEGQL, encoded by the exons CTGCCAAGTGGAGACTTACTCATTAATTCATCCTCTGGAGAGCCATCACTCTTGACAGACACTCCA AGCCCAGCCTCTCTAGCAGATGATGATAATTCTCAGGACATGCCTTTCTCTGGCTGTGTGGATCTCTCCTTTCTGGAGGAGGCACTGCTGGCATCACCAGAAGGATGTGGAGGTCCAGAAGAGGCGCAAGAAGCTCCCACTGTCCAATCAGTGGAACCACAGCAGAAAGCGATCTTTGACATCCTCCAGCAGAGTCTCCAAGAGGcagacatcactgagcacactCTAGCATTAGAAGCTGGACTTGCCCAGACAGCAGAAACTTTCCAATTTGGTTTATCTGATGCATCACTCCCTTTGCCTGCAGCACCATATTTATCCAGACCACTGACCATCCCTGGTTTGGTCTCTTTACCAAAGGACACTCAAATAGCagtggagcctcctcagccatctTTGTTAGCTGTTGGCCCAGGTTGCCCCTCACTAAAACCCACAGGAACCCAGTTAATGAATCTGCTTCCTGGGAATGTCTTCCCTACACCTACAACAGAGACATCCTTTTCTTTTAATTTAGCACAAGGCTCCAGGATGAACATCCAGAAGACCCTGCAAAACTTTGCAGGCAGCCAGATGTTGGCCTCAACAGTTAGAACAATAGCTCCTCCAGGGGCCATGCTACAGAAAACACCTTTGCCTATTCAGCCTAAGTTACAAGTCAACATCCAGCCTAGACTAGTACAGATCAGTCCTAAGCCAGCAGGACAGAAACAATTGTCAGAACTTACTTTCATCCCAGCAAATACATCCCAGAATGTATTGTCCCCTTCTGTACATTCAAAgcagtcatttccaccacaagGAGGGAAACCTGTTAGCCTACATGTGGTCAGTCATGGAGGCTCCATTGTCATTCAGCCGCAAGGTCCTTTTCAGGGCCAAAGACAGTTCTTTCTCCCAAGCCAAACTCCTGAAACAATGACCCAGTCTACCAGCACTCCAGGGTGTCCTCTTATTACACCAAGCAATCAGATGTTTAACAAACCCAGTGAGGGGCATCTTGTTGACAGTTCTCATATTGTGACTGTATGCCCAAGGCAAATTAATTTCAGCCCTATTTTCACCTCTCCAACTGGACAACTCACCCTTAAACAAGGGGCTCTACTGTCAAGGTCCCTGCCAATTCAATCAACACACCATACAGTCTTCCAGGTACCAGCACAGCTAGCAGGGACCTATCCATCTCAAGTGCAGAGACAGCATGGTTCTGTAGTTCAAAGCCAAACTGTAGGGAagcagattaaattaattaataatgctaGTATGTTCATCCCTGATATGATGACCATACCAATCATAAATGGAAAGCCAGTGAAACAAGGTTTACCCTTGGTGCCTCCAACCCAGAGATCAGTTGCAGGGGTACCCGAACTGAAGCTGACTCTTACACAGAGTTCAATGCTTCTCTTGCATGAGAGAACAACAGCAGATGGGGGGAAAGCCAGTGAACCACAA GAGAGCAGAATGCTTCCCCCAACTTCAGTGGAAGCACAGAGTTTGGAAATTCACTCTCAGCCCTCTCCAGCTACAACTCTACAGTCATCACCAAATCTTACTTGTGCCCCTCAGCCAGTTTTATCATTATCCCCAAAACTGATCACCAAAATGGAAGAACAACAATTATTGGAAGGAGAGCAAAACCTATTACCTCATAATCAGGGTTTAACACACCATTCTCAACAG CATGCACATAAACCATCAGTCACCCATGAGTCCTTGGAAGGAACTCTGCTCATGCAAATGGACAACCACATCTCTCCAGTCTTTGTTGACTTTTCACCCACACGTTTAGCTGCATCTGAGACTTTCTCAGACTTATTTTCTGAGTGTGAAGATATACCTATGCCAGTGTATCCTGGTTCAGAGCACAGTGAAATACTGTTGTCACCTCCACTTGGCCAGTGCTCTTTAAGGACCACAGGCACAGCCTCCATCACAGGTTCCACAACCCCAGTGTCAGATAAGCAGCATCTGGATCAATCTGTGTCAATTGCTCTTGTTGCTGACCCCCAGGGTGAGGAGGGGCCAGATAAGTGTCAGAGCCCATCCTCTTCTTCAGAGGAGTTGTTTGTGTCTCAGGAGCAGCTGGAACAAACTCGTGTTTTAACAGAGCTCAGTGGAACCCTAGAATCGACAGCAAAGGAGTATCAGCAGAGCAGTGAATCAGACAAGG AGCTCACAGTCCATTGTGTGACAACCAACAGTGGGATTATCTCTTTGGACCAGCATAAGTTACAGGAAATAATGTCTAGGCTACCATCTCAGGGCATAGACACCTACTCAGCACTTCAGAAGGTGGTCCAG ACACCCTTTGAGGGTGAGAAAGAGGAGGAACTTACACTGGCAAAAAGGCAACACAG GGTGAAACAGCAGCTGTTTTTAGACCACAGTGCTGTCCTCAACCCAAACACTTCGGTTCCATATGTTTCAGTAGAGGATGCTGTTAGGCATTTGTTGCCCTACCATACTTGTGCTAGAGCCCTGCCTAGCCAGGCTGACATTATCTCAG TGGACAAGCAGTTTGAGTGTATTTCAGTGCTGCTGTTCAAACAAATTACAGACATGCTGAACAAGTACAGGCAGCTTCTTCTGGCTGAATCTCAG caggagAGTCCTTCAGCAGAGATGGTGATGCTAGAGCGTTTGTTTCTGCAGTCAGAGAGACTCTTGCTGGGGGAGGATAGACGCAAAGCCAGGAGAGATCCAG CAGAGTCCTTCCTGATGTCCTGGCATATGAACTCATCTCAACATAGCACGGTGTCGTCAGTCCAGGCTGGACATTCTAGTTGTCCTTCATCACCACCATCGTGGGCCTTGCAATCTGACAGACCTCCTGGCCTGAGGACATACCGCTCCAGCAGCAAAGGAGCACTTCGCCTCACCATCAAACATGAATCAGGATCTCGCAAGGTCATCCACAACTCTGCTTGTGATGTTTCACATGGCGTCTCTGGCTACAAACGAAACTACTGTGGGCAGTTAACTAATGGAGACATGAAGGGGAAAGAGGAATCCATCAAGCTTCCTTTGTCAAATGCTCAAGATATCGAAAATGGTCTGAGGTCAGATCAGCTACCCAAGGTGAGATTGAACCCTGACATGGAAACAAGTTGGACAGGTAATGAATTGCAGAACCTTTCAGATTCTGTGGCCAGGCCAGACTATGTAACTCCAAGTGTAGACAGCTTACTTCCAGAGCAGTGCACTCCAGTGCTGAAAAGGAACAAGCTGTCTGATTTAGAGGTGGAGCCTTCAAGTTTGCCTGCCCTGGTGAAGGACGGAGAACTGAGTGGACACCTGCAAAGTGCTATAGACAGCATCCTGGAGCTGCAAAGGCTGCAGGGTTCTCCTGCAGAGGTTAAACCCAAGATTCAAAAGCCCCATGCACTGGATCAGGCTTTCAGTAGCATGCTTGAAGGACAGCTATGA
- the si:ch211-168d23.3 gene encoding BRD4-interacting chromatin-remodeling complex-associated protein isoform X2 codes for MEDEDGTCLLDVLCDPIALNDFLYGTTELPSGDLLINSSSGEPSLLTDTPSPASLADDDNSQDMPFSGCVDLSFLEEALLASPEGCGGPEEAQEAPTVQSVEPQQKAIFDILQQSLQEADITEHTLALEAGLAQTAETFQFGLSDASLPLPAAPYLSRPLTIPGLVSLPKDTQIAVEPPQPSLLAVGPGCPSLKPTGTQLMNLLPGNVFPTPTTETSFSFNLAQGSRMNIQKTLQNFAGSQMLASTVRTIAPPGAMLQKTPLPIQPKLQVNIQPRLVQISPKPAGQKQLSELTFIPANTSQNVLSPSVHSKQSFPPQGGKPVSLHVVSHGGSIVIQPQGPFQGQRQFFLPSQTPETMTQSTSTPGCPLITPSNQMFNKPSEGHLVDSSHIVTVCPRQINFSPIFTSPTGQLTLKQGALLSRSLPIQSTHHTVFQVPAQLAGTYPSQVQRQHGSVVQSQTVGKQIKLINNASMFIPDMMTIPIINGKPVKQGLPLVPPTQRSVAGVPELKLTLTQSSMLLLHERTTADGGKASEPQESRMLPPTSVEAQSLEIHSQPSPATTLQSSPNLTCAPQPVLSLSPKLITKMEEQQLLEGEQNLLPHNQGLTHHSQQHAHKPSVTHESLEGTLLMQMDNHISPVFVDFSPTRLAASETFSDLFSECEDIPMPVYPGSEHSEILLSPPLGQCSLRTTGTASITGSTTPVSDKQHLDQSVSIALVADPQGEEGPDKCQSPSSSSEELFVSQEQLEQTRVLTELSGTLESTAKEYQQSSESDKELTVHCVTTNSGIISLDQHKLQEIMSRLPSQGIDTYSALQKVVQTPFEGEKEEELTLAKRQHRVKQQLFLDHSAVLNPNTSVPYVSVEDAVRHLLPYHTCARALPSQADIISVDKQFECISVLLFKQITDMLNKYRQLLLAESQQESPSAEMVMLERLFLQSERLLLGEDRRKARRDPESFLMSWHMNSSQHSTVSSVQAGHSSCPSSPPSWALQSDRPPGLRTYRSSSKGALRLTIKHESGSRKVIHNSACDVSHGVSGYKRNYCGQLTNGDMKGKEESIKLPLSNAQDIENGLRSDQLPKVRLNPDMETSWTGNELQNLSDSVARPDYVTPSVDSLLPEQCTPVLKRNKLSDLEVEPSSLPALVKDGELSGHLQSAIDSILELQRLQGSPAEVKPKIQKPHALDQAFSSMLEGQL; via the exons CTGCCAAGTGGAGACTTACTCATTAATTCATCCTCTGGAGAGCCATCACTCTTGACAGACACTCCA AGCCCAGCCTCTCTAGCAGATGATGATAATTCTCAGGACATGCCTTTCTCTGGCTGTGTGGATCTCTCCTTTCTGGAGGAGGCACTGCTGGCATCACCAGAAGGATGTGGAGGTCCAGAAGAGGCGCAAGAAGCTCCCACTGTCCAATCAGTGGAACCACAGCAGAAAGCGATCTTTGACATCCTCCAGCAGAGTCTCCAAGAGGcagacatcactgagcacactCTAGCATTAGAAGCTGGACTTGCCCAGACAGCAGAAACTTTCCAATTTGGTTTATCTGATGCATCACTCCCTTTGCCTGCAGCACCATATTTATCCAGACCACTGACCATCCCTGGTTTGGTCTCTTTACCAAAGGACACTCAAATAGCagtggagcctcctcagccatctTTGTTAGCTGTTGGCCCAGGTTGCCCCTCACTAAAACCCACAGGAACCCAGTTAATGAATCTGCTTCCTGGGAATGTCTTCCCTACACCTACAACAGAGACATCCTTTTCTTTTAATTTAGCACAAGGCTCCAGGATGAACATCCAGAAGACCCTGCAAAACTTTGCAGGCAGCCAGATGTTGGCCTCAACAGTTAGAACAATAGCTCCTCCAGGGGCCATGCTACAGAAAACACCTTTGCCTATTCAGCCTAAGTTACAAGTCAACATCCAGCCTAGACTAGTACAGATCAGTCCTAAGCCAGCAGGACAGAAACAATTGTCAGAACTTACTTTCATCCCAGCAAATACATCCCAGAATGTATTGTCCCCTTCTGTACATTCAAAgcagtcatttccaccacaagGAGGGAAACCTGTTAGCCTACATGTGGTCAGTCATGGAGGCTCCATTGTCATTCAGCCGCAAGGTCCTTTTCAGGGCCAAAGACAGTTCTTTCTCCCAAGCCAAACTCCTGAAACAATGACCCAGTCTACCAGCACTCCAGGGTGTCCTCTTATTACACCAAGCAATCAGATGTTTAACAAACCCAGTGAGGGGCATCTTGTTGACAGTTCTCATATTGTGACTGTATGCCCAAGGCAAATTAATTTCAGCCCTATTTTCACCTCTCCAACTGGACAACTCACCCTTAAACAAGGGGCTCTACTGTCAAGGTCCCTGCCAATTCAATCAACACACCATACAGTCTTCCAGGTACCAGCACAGCTAGCAGGGACCTATCCATCTCAAGTGCAGAGACAGCATGGTTCTGTAGTTCAAAGCCAAACTGTAGGGAagcagattaaattaattaataatgctaGTATGTTCATCCCTGATATGATGACCATACCAATCATAAATGGAAAGCCAGTGAAACAAGGTTTACCCTTGGTGCCTCCAACCCAGAGATCAGTTGCAGGGGTACCCGAACTGAAGCTGACTCTTACACAGAGTTCAATGCTTCTCTTGCATGAGAGAACAACAGCAGATGGGGGGAAAGCCAGTGAACCACAA GAGAGCAGAATGCTTCCCCCAACTTCAGTGGAAGCACAGAGTTTGGAAATTCACTCTCAGCCCTCTCCAGCTACAACTCTACAGTCATCACCAAATCTTACTTGTGCCCCTCAGCCAGTTTTATCATTATCCCCAAAACTGATCACCAAAATGGAAGAACAACAATTATTGGAAGGAGAGCAAAACCTATTACCTCATAATCAGGGTTTAACACACCATTCTCAACAG CATGCACATAAACCATCAGTCACCCATGAGTCCTTGGAAGGAACTCTGCTCATGCAAATGGACAACCACATCTCTCCAGTCTTTGTTGACTTTTCACCCACACGTTTAGCTGCATCTGAGACTTTCTCAGACTTATTTTCTGAGTGTGAAGATATACCTATGCCAGTGTATCCTGGTTCAGAGCACAGTGAAATACTGTTGTCACCTCCACTTGGCCAGTGCTCTTTAAGGACCACAGGCACAGCCTCCATCACAGGTTCCACAACCCCAGTGTCAGATAAGCAGCATCTGGATCAATCTGTGTCAATTGCTCTTGTTGCTGACCCCCAGGGTGAGGAGGGGCCAGATAAGTGTCAGAGCCCATCCTCTTCTTCAGAGGAGTTGTTTGTGTCTCAGGAGCAGCTGGAACAAACTCGTGTTTTAACAGAGCTCAGTGGAACCCTAGAATCGACAGCAAAGGAGTATCAGCAGAGCAGTGAATCAGACAAGG AGCTCACAGTCCATTGTGTGACAACCAACAGTGGGATTATCTCTTTGGACCAGCATAAGTTACAGGAAATAATGTCTAGGCTACCATCTCAGGGCATAGACACCTACTCAGCACTTCAGAAGGTGGTCCAG ACACCCTTTGAGGGTGAGAAAGAGGAGGAACTTACACTGGCAAAAAGGCAACACAG GGTGAAACAGCAGCTGTTTTTAGACCACAGTGCTGTCCTCAACCCAAACACTTCGGTTCCATATGTTTCAGTAGAGGATGCTGTTAGGCATTTGTTGCCCTACCATACTTGTGCTAGAGCCCTGCCTAGCCAGGCTGACATTATCTCAG TGGACAAGCAGTTTGAGTGTATTTCAGTGCTGCTGTTCAAACAAATTACAGACATGCTGAACAAGTACAGGCAGCTTCTTCTGGCTGAATCTCAG caggagAGTCCTTCAGCAGAGATGGTGATGCTAGAGCGTTTGTTTCTGCAGTCAGAGAGACTCTTGCTGGGGGAGGATAGACGCAAAGCCAGGAGAGATCCAG AGTCCTTCCTGATGTCCTGGCATATGAACTCATCTCAACATAGCACGGTGTCGTCAGTCCAGGCTGGACATTCTAGTTGTCCTTCATCACCACCATCGTGGGCCTTGCAATCTGACAGACCTCCTGGCCTGAGGACATACCGCTCCAGCAGCAAAGGAGCACTTCGCCTCACCATCAAACATGAATCAGGATCTCGCAAGGTCATCCACAACTCTGCTTGTGATGTTTCACATGGCGTCTCTGGCTACAAACGAAACTACTGTGGGCAGTTAACTAATGGAGACATGAAGGGGAAAGAGGAATCCATCAAGCTTCCTTTGTCAAATGCTCAAGATATCGAAAATGGTCTGAGGTCAGATCAGCTACCCAAGGTGAGATTGAACCCTGACATGGAAACAAGTTGGACAGGTAATGAATTGCAGAACCTTTCAGATTCTGTGGCCAGGCCAGACTATGTAACTCCAAGTGTAGACAGCTTACTTCCAGAGCAGTGCACTCCAGTGCTGAAAAGGAACAAGCTGTCTGATTTAGAGGTGGAGCCTTCAAGTTTGCCTGCCCTGGTGAAGGACGGAGAACTGAGTGGACACCTGCAAAGTGCTATAGACAGCATCCTGGAGCTGCAAAGGCTGCAGGGTTCTCCTGCAGAGGTTAAACCCAAGATTCAAAAGCCCCATGCACTGGATCAGGCTTTCAGTAGCATGCTTGAAGGACAGCTATGA
- the si:ch211-168d23.3 gene encoding BRD4-interacting chromatin-remodeling complex-associated protein isoform X3 codes for MEDEDGTCLLDVLCDPIALNDFLYGTTELPSGDLLINSSSGEPSLLTDTPSPASLADDDNSQDMPFSGCVDLSFLEEALLASPEGCGGPEEAQEAPTVQSVEPQQKAIFDILQQSLQEADITEHTLALEAGLAQTAETFQFGLSDASLPLPAAPYLSRPLTIPGLVSLPKDTQIAVEPPQPSLLAVGPGCPSLKPTGTQLMNLLPGNVFPTPTTETSFSFNLAQGSRMNIQKTLQNFAGSQMLASTVRTIAPPGAMLQKTPLPIQPKLQVNIQPRLVQISPKPAGQKQLSELTFIPANTSQNVLSPSVHSKQSFPPQGGKPVSLHVVSHGGSIVIQPQGPFQGQRQFFLPSQTPETMTQSTSTPGCPLITPSNQMFNKPSEGHLVDSSHIVTVCPRQINFSPIFTSPTGQLTLKQGALLSRSLPIQSTHHTVFQVPAQLAGTYPSQVQRQHGSVVQSQTVGKQIKLINNASMFIPDMMTIPIINGKPVKQGLPLVPPTQRSVAGVPELKLTLTQSSMLLLHERTTADGGKASEPQESRMLPPTSVEAQSLEIHSQPSPATTLQSSPNLTCAPQPVLSLSPKLITKMEEQQLLEGEQNLLPHNQGLTHHSQQHAHKPSVTHESLEGTLLMQMDNHISPVFVDFSPTRLAASETFSDLFSECEDIPMPVYPGSEHSEILLSPPLGQCSLRTTGTASITGSTTPVSDKQHLDQSVSIALVADPQGEEGPDKCQSPSSSSEELFVSQEQLEQTRVLTELSGTLESTAKEYQQSSESDKELTVHCVTTNSGIISLDQHKLQEIMSRLPSQGIDTYSALQKVVQTPFEGEKEEELTLAKRQHRVKQQLFLDHSAVLNPNTSVPYVSVEDAVRHLLPYHTCARALPSQADIISVDKQFECISVLLFKQITDMLNKYRQLLLAESQESPSAEMVMLERLFLQSERLLLGEDRRKARRDPAESFLMSWHMNSSQHSTVSSVQAGHSSCPSSPPSWALQSDRPPGLRTYRSSSKGALRLTIKHESGSRKVIHNSACDVSHGVSGYKRNYCGQLTNGDMKGKEESIKLPLSNAQDIENGLRSDQLPKVRLNPDMETSWTGNELQNLSDSVARPDYVTPSVDSLLPEQCTPVLKRNKLSDLEVEPSSLPALVKDGELSGHLQSAIDSILELQRLQGSPAEVKPKIQKPHALDQAFSSMLEGQL; via the exons CTGCCAAGTGGAGACTTACTCATTAATTCATCCTCTGGAGAGCCATCACTCTTGACAGACACTCCA AGCCCAGCCTCTCTAGCAGATGATGATAATTCTCAGGACATGCCTTTCTCTGGCTGTGTGGATCTCTCCTTTCTGGAGGAGGCACTGCTGGCATCACCAGAAGGATGTGGAGGTCCAGAAGAGGCGCAAGAAGCTCCCACTGTCCAATCAGTGGAACCACAGCAGAAAGCGATCTTTGACATCCTCCAGCAGAGTCTCCAAGAGGcagacatcactgagcacactCTAGCATTAGAAGCTGGACTTGCCCAGACAGCAGAAACTTTCCAATTTGGTTTATCTGATGCATCACTCCCTTTGCCTGCAGCACCATATTTATCCAGACCACTGACCATCCCTGGTTTGGTCTCTTTACCAAAGGACACTCAAATAGCagtggagcctcctcagccatctTTGTTAGCTGTTGGCCCAGGTTGCCCCTCACTAAAACCCACAGGAACCCAGTTAATGAATCTGCTTCCTGGGAATGTCTTCCCTACACCTACAACAGAGACATCCTTTTCTTTTAATTTAGCACAAGGCTCCAGGATGAACATCCAGAAGACCCTGCAAAACTTTGCAGGCAGCCAGATGTTGGCCTCAACAGTTAGAACAATAGCTCCTCCAGGGGCCATGCTACAGAAAACACCTTTGCCTATTCAGCCTAAGTTACAAGTCAACATCCAGCCTAGACTAGTACAGATCAGTCCTAAGCCAGCAGGACAGAAACAATTGTCAGAACTTACTTTCATCCCAGCAAATACATCCCAGAATGTATTGTCCCCTTCTGTACATTCAAAgcagtcatttccaccacaagGAGGGAAACCTGTTAGCCTACATGTGGTCAGTCATGGAGGCTCCATTGTCATTCAGCCGCAAGGTCCTTTTCAGGGCCAAAGACAGTTCTTTCTCCCAAGCCAAACTCCTGAAACAATGACCCAGTCTACCAGCACTCCAGGGTGTCCTCTTATTACACCAAGCAATCAGATGTTTAACAAACCCAGTGAGGGGCATCTTGTTGACAGTTCTCATATTGTGACTGTATGCCCAAGGCAAATTAATTTCAGCCCTATTTTCACCTCTCCAACTGGACAACTCACCCTTAAACAAGGGGCTCTACTGTCAAGGTCCCTGCCAATTCAATCAACACACCATACAGTCTTCCAGGTACCAGCACAGCTAGCAGGGACCTATCCATCTCAAGTGCAGAGACAGCATGGTTCTGTAGTTCAAAGCCAAACTGTAGGGAagcagattaaattaattaataatgctaGTATGTTCATCCCTGATATGATGACCATACCAATCATAAATGGAAAGCCAGTGAAACAAGGTTTACCCTTGGTGCCTCCAACCCAGAGATCAGTTGCAGGGGTACCCGAACTGAAGCTGACTCTTACACAGAGTTCAATGCTTCTCTTGCATGAGAGAACAACAGCAGATGGGGGGAAAGCCAGTGAACCACAA GAGAGCAGAATGCTTCCCCCAACTTCAGTGGAAGCACAGAGTTTGGAAATTCACTCTCAGCCCTCTCCAGCTACAACTCTACAGTCATCACCAAATCTTACTTGTGCCCCTCAGCCAGTTTTATCATTATCCCCAAAACTGATCACCAAAATGGAAGAACAACAATTATTGGAAGGAGAGCAAAACCTATTACCTCATAATCAGGGTTTAACACACCATTCTCAACAG CATGCACATAAACCATCAGTCACCCATGAGTCCTTGGAAGGAACTCTGCTCATGCAAATGGACAACCACATCTCTCCAGTCTTTGTTGACTTTTCACCCACACGTTTAGCTGCATCTGAGACTTTCTCAGACTTATTTTCTGAGTGTGAAGATATACCTATGCCAGTGTATCCTGGTTCAGAGCACAGTGAAATACTGTTGTCACCTCCACTTGGCCAGTGCTCTTTAAGGACCACAGGCACAGCCTCCATCACAGGTTCCACAACCCCAGTGTCAGATAAGCAGCATCTGGATCAATCTGTGTCAATTGCTCTTGTTGCTGACCCCCAGGGTGAGGAGGGGCCAGATAAGTGTCAGAGCCCATCCTCTTCTTCAGAGGAGTTGTTTGTGTCTCAGGAGCAGCTGGAACAAACTCGTGTTTTAACAGAGCTCAGTGGAACCCTAGAATCGACAGCAAAGGAGTATCAGCAGAGCAGTGAATCAGACAAGG AGCTCACAGTCCATTGTGTGACAACCAACAGTGGGATTATCTCTTTGGACCAGCATAAGTTACAGGAAATAATGTCTAGGCTACCATCTCAGGGCATAGACACCTACTCAGCACTTCAGAAGGTGGTCCAG ACACCCTTTGAGGGTGAGAAAGAGGAGGAACTTACACTGGCAAAAAGGCAACACAG GGTGAAACAGCAGCTGTTTTTAGACCACAGTGCTGTCCTCAACCCAAACACTTCGGTTCCATATGTTTCAGTAGAGGATGCTGTTAGGCATTTGTTGCCCTACCATACTTGTGCTAGAGCCCTGCCTAGCCAGGCTGACATTATCTCAG TGGACAAGCAGTTTGAGTGTATTTCAGTGCTGCTGTTCAAACAAATTACAGACATGCTGAACAAGTACAGGCAGCTTCTTCTGGCTGAATCTCAG gagAGTCCTTCAGCAGAGATGGTGATGCTAGAGCGTTTGTTTCTGCAGTCAGAGAGACTCTTGCTGGGGGAGGATAGACGCAAAGCCAGGAGAGATCCAG CAGAGTCCTTCCTGATGTCCTGGCATATGAACTCATCTCAACATAGCACGGTGTCGTCAGTCCAGGCTGGACATTCTAGTTGTCCTTCATCACCACCATCGTGGGCCTTGCAATCTGACAGACCTCCTGGCCTGAGGACATACCGCTCCAGCAGCAAAGGAGCACTTCGCCTCACCATCAAACATGAATCAGGATCTCGCAAGGTCATCCACAACTCTGCTTGTGATGTTTCACATGGCGTCTCTGGCTACAAACGAAACTACTGTGGGCAGTTAACTAATGGAGACATGAAGGGGAAAGAGGAATCCATCAAGCTTCCTTTGTCAAATGCTCAAGATATCGAAAATGGTCTGAGGTCAGATCAGCTACCCAAGGTGAGATTGAACCCTGACATGGAAACAAGTTGGACAGGTAATGAATTGCAGAACCTTTCAGATTCTGTGGCCAGGCCAGACTATGTAACTCCAAGTGTAGACAGCTTACTTCCAGAGCAGTGCACTCCAGTGCTGAAAAGGAACAAGCTGTCTGATTTAGAGGTGGAGCCTTCAAGTTTGCCTGCCCTGGTGAAGGACGGAGAACTGAGTGGACACCTGCAAAGTGCTATAGACAGCATCCTGGAGCTGCAAAGGCTGCAGGGTTCTCCTGCAGAGGTTAAACCCAAGATTCAAAAGCCCCATGCACTGGATCAGGCTTTCAGTAGCATGCTTGAAGGACAGCTATGA